A region from the Euryarchaeota archaeon genome encodes:
- a CDS encoding class I SAM-dependent methyltransferase, with product MTWWEKKAVRRILKRIGAKDKRVVDAGCGPGILWRRFIKDARPRELFGLDISLTSMKAFGAAGGQGVAGDIQAPPFKPASFDVVMCLDIVEHVVGNRAKSKILLEMGRLVRPGGVLMVSVPHIMPMPRAFRFLRRKSGPIREEFANRLRSRGHRFDALFAPLLTRVFCVTDDLQRLGLVKARTAFFDDVGKEIEMRWRIPIHDELEHDQWISLFEEAGFRTRAVEPAGLLVPDIEAVEGSRWTMYIWQIAHAVFSTLSRDARYSFQLIALLEPTPALREVEDAVVPFPREPTLQSRTDFELLSGFPTEDHAWVSAYDAAVAAGAQIEVVAAPSEFKALLRWAVEPSALEIGGTALLDKKSRARVTMAIIHKGRLPDYPGPVLDEIRRSFRLVYANEVFAILSADPTAPTFTPAESDHARSFEILAQRSMDAATGTQKAVAPVAQV from the coding sequence ATGACGTGGTGGGAGAAGAAGGCCGTGCGTCGCATCCTCAAGCGGATAGGCGCCAAAGACAAGCGGGTGGTAGACGCGGGCTGCGGTCCCGGGATTTTGTGGCGGCGTTTCATCAAGGACGCCCGCCCCCGTGAACTTTTCGGCCTCGACATCTCCTTGACTTCGATGAAGGCGTTCGGGGCGGCCGGAGGCCAAGGCGTCGCCGGCGACATCCAAGCGCCGCCCTTCAAGCCCGCATCCTTCGACGTCGTCATGTGCCTTGACATCGTCGAGCACGTCGTCGGGAACCGCGCGAAATCAAAGATCCTCCTCGAGATGGGAAGACTCGTTCGCCCGGGCGGAGTGCTCATGGTCTCGGTGCCGCACATCATGCCCATGCCGAGGGCCTTCCGGTTCCTTCGACGAAAAAGCGGCCCCATCCGCGAAGAGTTCGCGAACCGGCTCCGTTCGCGCGGGCATCGCTTCGACGCCTTGTTTGCCCCGCTCTTGACCCGCGTGTTCTGCGTCACCGACGACCTGCAGCGGTTGGGGCTCGTGAAGGCGCGCACGGCATTCTTCGACGACGTCGGCAAAGAAATCGAGATGAGATGGCGCATCCCCATCCACGACGAGCTCGAACACGACCAGTGGATCTCGCTCTTCGAGGAAGCGGGGTTTCGCACGCGTGCAGTGGAACCTGCGGGCCTGCTCGTCCCCGACATCGAAGCCGTGGAAGGATCGCGATGGACGATGTACATCTGGCAGATCGCGCATGCCGTGTTCTCGACGCTCTCGCGCGACGCCCGCTACTCGTTCCAACTCATCGCACTGCTCGAACCGACGCCCGCGTTGAGAGAGGTCGAAGACGCGGTCGTCCCGTTCCCCCGCGAGCCGACGCTTCAATCCAGGACGGACTTCGAACTCCTTTCTGGGTTTCCGACCGAAGACCACGCGTGGGTGAGCGCCTACGACGCGGCCGTGGCGGCCGGCGCGCAGATCGAAGTGGTCGCCGCGCCTTCGGAGTTCAAGGCGTTGCTCCGTTGGGCGGTGGAGCCAAGTGCGCTTGAGATAGGAGGAACGGCGCTTCTTGACAAGAAGAGCCGGGCACGCGTCACGATGGCGATCATCCACAAGGGACGCCTTCCTGACTACCCGGGCCCCGTTCTTGACGAGATACGACGCTCCTTCCGCCTGGTATATGCAAACGAGGTCTTCGCGATCCTCTCGGCCGACCCCACCGCCCCGACGTTCACGCCAGCGGAGAGCGATCACGCGCGTTCCTTCGAGATCTTGGCGCAGCGGTCGATGGACGCCGCGACGGGAACGCAGAAAGCGGTCGCGCCGGTCGCCCAAGTCTAG
- a CDS encoding acyltransferase — protein sequence MDSGTREPVVASSGSPLRSRPMYPALSGLRGVAAAAVLAFHGVYLFSLTDPSWRPGFLEGILARGWIGVDLFFVLSAFLLGSALLYEGQRTGGRGLLGRFMVSRWLRIFPAFALSIPLALILAPSVSGAWVPATDLLLHLLFIHNLDAATFFSVNPVYWTLAVEFQACLILPFIVAQVRKKSWVIFVLAGVVSTVGWRAATNDPLDPVRSFVLAGTVPGFLAHFALGAAAARLAHESRTPFGLSPTRLFLGSLAGAAATLLFIDSRSTLSPVWTEGLEADPFLRPLLALFFSGTVLALAVGERHVGPHLGSRLATAAGKTSYGTYLLHFPMGLFLVHSVPGATAFGLLGFLLVQFLASASVSAVFYTFVESPVNRLRVGLRAARPALS from the coding sequence GTGGACTCCGGGACTCGCGAGCCGGTCGTCGCCTCATCAGGGTCCCCGCTTCGATCGCGACCAATGTATCCAGCGCTTTCCGGTCTTCGCGGGGTAGCGGCCGCGGCCGTCTTGGCCTTCCACGGCGTCTACCTTTTCTCCCTCACGGATCCGAGTTGGCGACCGGGGTTTCTAGAGGGAATTTTGGCGCGAGGCTGGATCGGCGTGGACCTGTTCTTCGTCCTAAGCGCATTCCTGCTGGGCAGTGCGTTGCTCTACGAAGGGCAGCGCACAGGCGGCCGGGGGCTATTGGGTCGTTTCATGGTCAGCCGGTGGCTTCGCATATTCCCCGCCTTCGCACTTTCCATCCCCCTTGCCCTGATACTCGCCCCCAGTGTATCCGGAGCCTGGGTCCCGGCCACCGACCTCCTTCTTCACCTGCTTTTCATCCATAACCTCGACGCGGCCACATTCTTCTCCGTCAATCCAGTGTACTGGACCCTTGCCGTCGAGTTCCAAGCGTGTTTGATCCTGCCTTTCATCGTGGCGCAGGTGAGGAAAAAAAGTTGGGTGATCTTCGTCTTGGCGGGCGTCGTCTCGACGGTGGGCTGGAGGGCGGCGACCAACGATCCCTTGGATCCGGTGCGTTCGTTCGTCCTCGCGGGCACGGTGCCCGGCTTTCTCGCCCATTTCGCGTTGGGTGCGGCGGCGGCCCGGCTCGCGCACGAGTCACGCACGCCATTCGGTCTCTCCCCGACGAGGCTTTTCCTTGGCAGCCTTGCGGGCGCGGCCGCGACGCTCCTGTTCATCGATTCGCGCTCGACGCTCTCACCGGTTTGGACGGAAGGGCTCGAGGCGGATCCGTTCTTGAGGCCGCTTCTGGCCTTGTTCTTCTCGGGGACCGTCCTTGCCCTGGCCGTCGGCGAAAGACACGTCGGGCCCCATTTGGGATCAAGGCTTGCGACAGCGGCCGGCAAGACGAGTTATGGGACGTACCTGCTCCATTTCCCGATGGGCCTGTTCCTCGTGCACTCGGTCCCCGGCGCGACCGCCTTCGGGCTACTGGGGTTCCTCTTGGTCCAGTTCCTGGCGAGCGCAAGCGTCTCGGCCGTTTTCTATACGTTCGTAGAGTCGCCCGTGAACAGGCTAAGGGTCGGACTACGTGCGGCGCGGCCCGCGCTCAGCTAG
- a CDS encoding class I SAM-dependent methyltransferase, translating into MSETSMVAAQKEVAARRTAALSVEAVIEYAASYGHLKGRTVLDVGCGPGIGAIHFRCLGYSVVGLDIDPSMLKAARDLGVECVRGDAQALPFKTASFDNVLSFHVIEHVSAPDTMVSEMRRTARGTIAIVTPNRDGPHRDSDSHVHEFGLEDLAAVLRDEFGDGCYTISPLRSYFYVSNDDAFVPKTLQSAARALFERNGPAGLFAAGFSDVSADLALRDPFWRAALRRVMRERSPGEGVTGNVVIRNYIADYSWPFRVDDEVVWVLVHKGHLERLTRSHVEAIFSAFEPVLANEVFVLFARPGRSETIVPGDEHYRSLVHKLVERGFTVESPPLYGVEGEEIAKPA; encoded by the coding sequence GTGTCAGAGACGTCGATGGTCGCGGCGCAAAAGGAGGTCGCCGCCCGCCGGACCGCTGCCCTCTCCGTCGAGGCCGTCATCGAGTACGCGGCAAGTTATGGGCACTTGAAGGGCCGCACGGTCCTTGACGTGGGTTGCGGGCCCGGGATCGGTGCCATCCACTTCCGTTGCCTCGGCTATTCGGTCGTGGGACTAGATATCGATCCGTCCATGTTGAAGGCGGCGCGGGACCTCGGCGTGGAATGTGTGCGCGGGGACGCGCAGGCGCTTCCGTTCAAGACGGCATCGTTCGACAACGTGCTGAGCTTCCACGTGATCGAGCACGTGTCGGCGCCCGACACGATGGTCTCCGAGATGCGGCGCACGGCGCGTGGAACGATCGCGATAGTGACTCCGAACCGCGACGGGCCGCATCGCGACTCCGATTCGCACGTGCACGAGTTCGGCCTCGAGGACCTCGCCGCGGTCTTGAGGGACGAGTTCGGCGACGGTTGCTACACGATCTCGCCCCTTCGCAGCTACTTCTACGTCTCGAACGACGACGCGTTCGTCCCGAAAACGCTCCAATCGGCCGCGAGGGCGCTTTTCGAGCGAAACGGTCCGGCCGGGTTGTTCGCGGCAGGTTTCAGCGACGTGTCGGCGGACCTGGCGCTACGGGACCCGTTCTGGCGTGCGGCGCTACGCCGTGTCATGCGGGAGCGCTCGCCCGGCGAAGGCGTCACGGGAAACGTCGTGATACGCAACTACATCGCCGACTATTCCTGGCCATTCCGAGTGGACGACGAAGTCGTTTGGGTCCTTGTCCACAAGGGCCACTTGGAGCGGCTCACGCGTTCCCACGTGGAGGCGATCTTCTCGGCATTCGAACCCGTGCTCGCCAACGAGGTCTTCGTCCTCTTCGCGCGCCCCGGGAGAAGCGAGACCATCGTGCCCGGAGACGAGCATTACCGTTCGCTCGTCCATAAACTGGTGGAACGCGGTTTCACCGTGGAATCGCCGCCTCTTTACGGGGTCGAAGGCGAAGAGATCGCGAAGCCCGCCTGA
- a CDS encoding helix-turn-helix transcriptional regulator: MVKVELITSQPKNDACPVTETIKIIGKKWYLIILHELTKGGKGFNELKRSVQGISAKVLSESLSDLETKELVVRTVHSESPIRVEYNLTVKGQELEQLFHAMRSWGEKWDVCGEKAPNARVLEAPLTRLR; this comes from the coding sequence ATGGTGAAGGTGGAACTGATCACGAGCCAACCGAAAAACGACGCGTGCCCCGTCACTGAGACCATCAAGATCATCGGCAAGAAGTGGTACCTCATCATCCTCCACGAACTCACAAAAGGCGGCAAGGGCTTCAACGAGTTGAAGCGCAGCGTACAAGGGATATCAGCCAAGGTCCTGTCCGAAAGCCTCTCCGACCTTGAGACCAAGGAACTCGTCGTCAGGACCGTCCACAGCGAGTCACCCATCCGCGTCGAGTACAACCTCACGGTGAAGGGCCAGGAGCTGGAACAACTCTTCCACGCGATGCGCTCTTGGGGCGAGAAGTGGGACGTCTGCGGAGAAAAGGCGCCGAACGCCCGCGTCTTGGAAGCGCCGCTGACCCGCCTCCGCTAG
- a CDS encoding PKD domain-containing protein gives MRPRLFPFVSAAMLVALALAGCTSGPGPVETDPPKASASASRTLVTARESVTFDASVSVGAAGPIANHTWEFGDGGVAFEPRVTHAYPAHGSFMTILRVVDASGKGDSTAEAPLLVRVLPAPMVVTGLNEGSPPRARLAASDYVVEAGSTVRFNGLDSFGYVRNAFFTENGPLTPTNSPYARSRADIVRHDWLVIRDGISVDAASGGLFNKTFSQPGLYTVFLTAFSENGRSDVAGASILVVEKGSPRPPRTDPRVVVAIPDHEPASIDPGFATGSAAASILGQTYERLFSPDPARPGFVRSQLAASVPSKTQGTVSEDGRTYTVAIRRDARFSDGSPLNASAVKFSIDRAVLMGDPVSDRDLLSAIRGYDVFSASRYRAEDRQAYLSERGVEVVDDHTVRFNLDEADPAFLSKLSTPVASIVDLQAFKAAHAEREGFWGAASTPGGLPPPAIGDIPPKTRDPWADVNGAGSGPFALKTWSPGDYILLEKSPGYRGAGGVGVDHILFEIAAETGAKVLRVESGDADIAAITPAEAKGLRATTLARSALVSGPRPSVGLVWWSHDIEKTDACPRDAVTGDPDCAFFDDVEMRTAWSQAFDYSRVVSDVLGGGVLRLAGPFPTGALGHDAALAPTPTDVEAARSHFRASRHPSGFEVKIHYAGGSDTRKASASILEASLEALDPRIRVTLVEVSSELLAPMIAGGEVAVAFMGVNPGHAHPAAYASTLFTADGAYGGPARYDDPTMGRLIEEALAARDQESAHEKWRLVEARAAEQAVFIWNIQEAEFRLVSRGIKNQGGSILDDASPLESYAGLSKS, from the coding sequence ATGCGACCGCGTCTTTTCCCATTCGTTTCCGCCGCGATGCTCGTGGCTCTCGCACTCGCCGGGTGCACGTCGGGGCCAGGGCCCGTCGAGACCGACCCACCGAAGGCGTCGGCCTCCGCGTCGAGAACGCTCGTGACCGCGCGAGAGAGCGTGACATTCGATGCATCGGTATCGGTGGGCGCCGCAGGGCCGATCGCGAACCACACTTGGGAGTTCGGCGACGGCGGCGTCGCATTCGAGCCGCGTGTCACGCACGCGTATCCGGCCCACGGTTCGTTCATGACGATCCTCCGCGTCGTCGACGCCTCGGGGAAAGGCGATTCGACGGCGGAGGCGCCGCTGCTTGTCCGTGTCCTTCCGGCGCCGATGGTCGTGACAGGCCTCAACGAAGGTTCGCCGCCTCGGGCGCGCCTCGCCGCCTCCGACTACGTCGTGGAGGCCGGTTCGACGGTCCGCTTCAACGGCCTCGATTCCTTCGGATACGTGCGTAACGCCTTCTTCACAGAAAACGGCCCCCTGACACCGACGAACAGTCCCTACGCGCGTTCGCGCGCCGACATCGTGAGACACGACTGGCTCGTCATCCGCGATGGCATAAGCGTCGACGCGGCGAGCGGCGGCCTTTTCAACAAGACGTTCTCGCAACCAGGCCTCTACACCGTCTTCTTGACCGCGTTTTCCGAGAACGGCCGAAGCGACGTGGCGGGCGCTAGCATCCTCGTCGTGGAGAAAGGGTCGCCGCGCCCGCCTCGTACCGACCCACGCGTCGTCGTGGCGATCCCCGATCATGAACCGGCTTCCATCGACCCGGGCTTCGCCACGGGATCGGCTGCAGCGTCGATCCTCGGCCAGACGTATGAGCGGCTTTTTTCGCCCGACCCCGCGCGGCCGGGCTTCGTACGTTCGCAACTTGCCGCCTCCGTGCCGTCGAAAACGCAGGGCACGGTGAGCGAAGACGGACGCACCTACACCGTCGCCATTCGCCGCGACGCAAGGTTCTCCGACGGGTCCCCGTTGAATGCGAGCGCCGTGAAGTTCAGCATCGACCGCGCGGTGCTCATGGGGGACCCGGTCTCGGACCGGGACCTCCTTTCCGCGATACGCGGCTACGACGTGTTCTCTGCCTCGCGATACCGTGCGGAGGACCGGCAGGCCTACTTGTCCGAGCGCGGCGTCGAGGTCGTGGACGATCACACCGTCCGTTTCAACCTTGACGAGGCCGATCCCGCGTTCCTCTCCAAATTGTCGACGCCCGTCGCCTCGATCGTGGACCTGCAGGCCTTCAAGGCCGCCCACGCGGAACGCGAGGGTTTCTGGGGCGCCGCGTCAACGCCGGGCGGCTTGCCGCCGCCCGCCATCGGGGACATCCCACCGAAGACGCGCGACCCGTGGGCCGACGTCAACGGGGCCGGAAGCGGACCGTTCGCCCTCAAAACCTGGAGTCCTGGCGACTACATCCTCCTTGAGAAGAGCCCCGGCTACCGCGGCGCAGGCGGCGTAGGGGTAGACCACATCCTGTTCGAAATCGCGGCCGAGACCGGCGCGAAGGTCCTTCGCGTCGAAAGTGGCGATGCGGACATCGCCGCGATCACGCCGGCGGAGGCGAAGGGGCTTCGCGCGACCACCCTCGCCCGATCGGCGCTCGTTTCCGGGCCGCGGCCTTCCGTGGGGCTCGTCTGGTGGAGCCACGACATCGAAAAGACGGACGCGTGTCCAAGGGACGCGGTGACCGGAGACCCCGATTGCGCCTTCTTTGACGACGTCGAGATGAGGACCGCGTGGTCGCAGGCGTTCGACTACTCTCGCGTGGTGTCCGATGTGCTCGGCGGCGGCGTTCTTCGGCTTGCGGGCCCCTTCCCCACGGGGGCCTTGGGGCATGACGCGGCATTGGCGCCGACGCCCACGGATGTGGAGGCGGCGCGCTCGCACTTTCGCGCTTCGCGCCACCCGTCCGGATTCGAGGTGAAGATCCATTATGCGGGTGGAAGCGACACGAGGAAAGCGAGCGCTTCGATCCTGGAAGCATCGCTTGAAGCGCTCGACCCACGCATACGGGTGACGCTGGTGGAGGTGTCGAGCGAATTGTTGGCGCCGATGATCGCCGGCGGCGAGGTAGCGGTTGCGTTCATGGGGGTGAATCCGGGGCATGCGCACCCGGCCGCCTACGCAAGCACCCTGTTCACGGCGGACGGGGCATACGGTGGACCGGCCCGCTACGATGACCCCACCATGGGTCGATTGATCGAAGAGGCGCTCGCCGCTCGGGATCAAGAATCGGCCCACGAGAAGTGGCGCCTCGTCGAGGCGAGAGCGGCCGAGCAGGCAGTCTTCATCTGGAACATCCAGGAAGCGGAGTTCCGGCTGGTCTCAAGGGGGATCAAGAACCAAGGGGGTTCGATCCTCGACGACGCAAGTCCTCTGGAGTCCTACGCCGGCCTTTCGAAGTCTTGA
- a CDS encoding cysteine desulfurase: protein MPLTPSQARRHVPLASKVTYLDSAATSLAPRPVLEAMGEYYDEFGVNVERGSYALSRRATDVFEAAREDTGRLLLNCPPEELVFTRNMTEGANIVAYALGHPRSRRSGTRLVAGPPIMRWRRGDEVLGTVLDHHSNILPWQRLALEVGARYRQVDAPVRGLVAADLTSVSRRTRLVVLQHVGNVTGAINDVRGMTRFVKSRNPECLVFVDGSQAPGHMEVDVKSIDCDFYAFSGHKGPMGPKGTGGLYAVAKTLEKMEPLLLGGGIIRDVTATTHRLRGDMASRRFDAGTPNIPGLIGLGRAARYVVKDIGLDRISAHGKQLTSRLTAGLSEIEGLTLYGDGADHAGLASFNVDGYTCQEVASVLDGSGICVRAGHHCALPLARKLGALRKFGGEVRASTHYYNSRADIDRLLDVLATLSKA, encoded by the coding sequence GTGCCCCTTACGCCGTCGCAGGCCCGGCGCCACGTCCCGCTCGCCTCGAAGGTGACGTACCTCGACAGCGCTGCGACGAGCCTCGCTCCCCGACCCGTCCTCGAGGCGATGGGCGAGTATTACGACGAGTTCGGAGTGAACGTCGAACGGGGTTCGTACGCTCTTTCGCGTCGAGCGACGGACGTGTTCGAAGCGGCGCGGGAGGACACCGGGCGCCTTCTTCTCAACTGCCCGCCGGAAGAACTCGTCTTCACGAGGAACATGACGGAGGGCGCGAACATCGTCGCTTATGCGTTGGGGCATCCTCGTTCGCGGCGCTCCGGGACGCGCCTTGTCGCCGGTCCACCGATCATGAGGTGGCGCCGCGGCGACGAGGTCCTCGGCACGGTCCTCGACCATCACAGCAACATCCTACCGTGGCAGCGGCTCGCCCTGGAGGTCGGCGCCCGTTATCGGCAGGTCGATGCGCCGGTGCGTGGCCTCGTTGCCGCCGATCTCACGTCCGTGTCCAGGAGGACGCGTCTTGTCGTCTTGCAGCATGTCGGGAACGTCACCGGCGCCATCAACGATGTACGCGGGATGACCAGGTTTGTGAAATCGCGAAACCCTGAATGTCTCGTCTTCGTCGACGGCTCCCAGGCCCCGGGCCACATGGAGGTCGACGTGAAGTCCATCGACTGCGACTTCTACGCCTTCTCCGGGCACAAGGGCCCCATGGGCCCCAAGGGCACCGGCGGCCTCTACGCTGTCGCAAAGACTCTCGAGAAGATGGAGCCGCTGCTTCTCGGGGGCGGCATCATCCGCGACGTGACGGCCACGACGCACAGGCTACGCGGCGACATGGCGAGCCGACGCTTCGACGCGGGGACCCCGAACATCCCTGGACTCATCGGACTCGGCCGCGCCGCCCGGTACGTGGTCAAAGACATCGGCCTCGACCGGATCAGCGCCCATGGGAAACAGCTCACGAGCCGCCTCACGGCGGGCCTATCAGAAATCGAAGGGCTCACCCTGTACGGAGACGGCGCGGACCACGCGGGTCTTGCAAGCTTCAACGTGGACGGGTACACGTGCCAGGAGGTGGCGAGCGTCCTCGACGGCTCCGGCATCTGTGTACGCGCCGGTCACCACTGTGCGCTTCCCCTCGCTAGGAAGCTCGGGGCGTTGAGAAAATTCGGGGGCGAGGTCCGCGCGAGCACACACTATTACAACTCGCGAGCCGACATCGACCGCCTGCTCGACGTCCTTGCGACGCTTTCGAAGGCGTGA
- a CDS encoding DUF1610 domain-containing protein produces MKVTETCSSCGVRLIGQATTSFLCPSCGDGKIGRCAQCRDQSVEFTCAHCGFVGP; encoded by the coding sequence ATGAAGGTCACAGAAACCTGCTCCTCGTGCGGAGTGCGCCTCATTGGCCAGGCTACGACGAGCTTCCTCTGCCCAAGCTGCGGCGACGGCAAGATCGGCCGCTGCGCCCAGTGCCGCGACCAATCGGTCGAATTCACTTGCGCCCACTGCGGCTTCGTGGGGCCGTGA
- a CDS encoding elongation factor 1-beta, translating to MGTVIANIRIMPAEAGMDLAPIKAEIKKVIPAGVDLKRIDEKPIAYGLVALNVIVTMPDGLQGGTDAIEAAFSKISDVQSVETTDVGLV from the coding sequence GTGGGCACCGTCATAGCGAACATCCGCATCATGCCCGCTGAAGCGGGGATGGACCTCGCCCCGATCAAGGCCGAGATCAAGAAAGTGATTCCCGCGGGCGTCGACCTAAAACGCATCGACGAGAAGCCCATCGCTTACGGCCTTGTTGCGTTGAACGTCATCGTCACGATGCCGGACGGACTACAGGGCGGCACCGACGCCATCGAGGCGGCGTTCTCGAAGATCTCGGACGTGCAGAGCGTCGAGACGACGGACGTAGGGCTCGTTTAG
- a CDS encoding MoaD/ThiS family protein, producing the protein MKVKVTLVRPFRDAVGKPEVTLELAQGGLVPALRKLADEYPGLEEQLFENGALSPYVNIYRNNVAVDESQAAALVLKDGDELLFLLPLTGG; encoded by the coding sequence GTGAAAGTGAAGGTCACGCTGGTCCGGCCTTTCCGCGACGCGGTCGGGAAGCCTGAGGTGACGCTCGAACTTGCCCAGGGCGGGCTCGTCCCGGCCCTTCGGAAACTCGCCGATGAGTATCCGGGCCTCGAAGAGCAGCTTTTCGAGAACGGTGCCCTGTCGCCGTACGTGAACATCTACCGCAACAACGTGGCCGTCGACGAGAGCCAGGCCGCGGCGTTGGTCCTCAAAGACGGCGACGAGCTCCTGTTCCTCCTCCCGCTCACCGGCGGCTAA
- a CDS encoding EamA family transporter, translating into MPESASPPVPALGAWKVPLAFLAVYVIWGSTYLGIKVAIETIPPMLMAGARFLAAGAILYAWARSRGAARPVPAHWLSASIVGGLLLLGGNGALTWAEQTVPSALAALLVAAVPIWMALLNWWWPGAQRPGKATIVGLLVGFLGVALLIDFTGASTVGQAPLFGALVILGGTLAWAMGSLYSRSARLPSDPILAIGMEMLAGGALLTMAGAGMGEFSRVDVAAISSRSLLAFLYLTTFGSIIAFTCYVWLLRVSTPAKVSTYAYVNPVIALFLGWALASEGITPRTLAAAAVIIVAVAIITTGGRTGGAKAVWRRFTTRSQNDPMAGGK; encoded by the coding sequence ATGCCAGAATCCGCGTCGCCGCCGGTTCCCGCCCTTGGAGCGTGGAAAGTCCCACTCGCGTTCCTTGCCGTGTACGTCATCTGGGGGTCCACGTACCTCGGGATCAAGGTCGCGATCGAGACGATCCCCCCGATGCTCATGGCGGGAGCGCGTTTCCTGGCGGCAGGCGCGATCCTCTACGCCTGGGCCCGGTCGCGCGGAGCCGCCAGACCCGTGCCCGCCCACTGGCTGAGCGCGTCGATCGTCGGCGGTCTCCTGCTCCTCGGCGGGAACGGCGCTCTCACGTGGGCCGAGCAGACCGTGCCGTCCGCGCTCGCCGCTCTCCTCGTCGCGGCCGTGCCGATCTGGATGGCGCTACTCAACTGGTGGTGGCCCGGGGCGCAGCGCCCGGGGAAAGCGACCATCGTGGGACTTCTCGTCGGCTTTCTCGGCGTCGCTCTCTTGATCGACTTCACCGGAGCGTCGACCGTCGGTCAAGCGCCGCTATTTGGCGCGCTCGTGATCCTTGGAGGAACGCTCGCGTGGGCCATGGGCTCGCTCTACTCGCGCTCCGCTAGACTTCCCTCGGACCCGATCCTCGCGATAGGGATGGAGATGCTCGCCGGCGGGGCGCTCCTCACGATGGCCGGAGCGGGGATGGGCGAGTTCTCCAGGGTGGATGTGGCCGCGATATCGTCGCGCTCGCTCTTGGCGTTCCTCTACCTCACGACGTTCGGTTCCATAATCGCGTTCACTTGCTACGTGTGGCTGCTTCGCGTGTCGACGCCGGCAAAGGTCTCGACGTACGCGTACGTCAACCCCGTGATCGCGCTCTTCCTCGGCTGGGCTTTGGCAAGCGAGGGGATAACGCCGCGCACCCTCGCCGCGGCGGCCGTCATCATCGTGGCGGTGGCGATAATCACGACGGGCGGCCGCACGGGCGGCGCCAAGGCCGTATGGCGCCGTTTCACGACGCGTAGTCAAAACGATCCGATGGCGGGCGGCAAATAG